A part of Lacibacter sp. H407 genomic DNA contains:
- a CDS encoding isoaspartyl peptidase/L-asparaginase family protein encodes MLDRRKFIQLTGVSTALLSMQSCASDAAKANGPVVLSTWAPNLKANKAAWEVLSKGGRALDAVEAGVMIPEADPTDTSVGYGGLPDRDGRVTVDACVMDEKGQCGSVMGLEDILHPVKVARLVMEQTPHVQFVGEGALQFALSKGFERTNLLTPKAEKAWKEWLKTSKYDPMRTMKDLEEKILQEKNKDEAMLYKWPSELLNHDTIGMIALDANGNLSGACSTSGMAFKMRGRVGDSPIIGAGLFVDNEVGAATCTGIGEEIVKICGAHTIVEMMRHGASPEEACKEAVRRIVKNNGDKAKNVQGGFIAINKKGEYGGYSVMKNFSMALHTTDTEKAIDVKSWF; translated from the coding sequence ATGCTCGACAGACGAAAATTTATACAGCTTACCGGTGTTTCAACTGCTTTACTGTCAATGCAAAGCTGTGCTTCCGATGCTGCCAAAGCAAATGGACCTGTGGTGCTGAGCACATGGGCACCAAATCTGAAAGCTAACAAAGCTGCATGGGAAGTGTTGAGCAAAGGCGGCCGTGCCCTTGATGCTGTAGAAGCTGGCGTAATGATACCGGAAGCCGACCCTACCGATACCAGTGTAGGCTATGGTGGTTTGCCCGATCGGGATGGTCGTGTTACCGTTGATGCCTGTGTAATGGATGAAAAAGGACAATGTGGTTCCGTTATGGGACTGGAAGATATTTTGCATCCCGTAAAAGTGGCAAGGCTTGTAATGGAACAAACACCGCATGTGCAATTTGTTGGTGAAGGTGCGTTACAGTTTGCATTAAGCAAAGGTTTTGAACGAACAAACCTGTTAACGCCCAAAGCAGAAAAAGCATGGAAGGAATGGTTGAAAACATCGAAGTATGATCCAATGCGTACCATGAAAGATCTGGAAGAAAAAATTCTACAGGAGAAAAACAAGGATGAGGCGATGTTGTACAAATGGCCTTCGGAATTATTGAACCATGATACCATCGGCATGATAGCTCTTGATGCAAATGGAAATCTCAGTGGTGCCTGCAGCACAAGCGGTATGGCGTTTAAAATGAGAGGACGTGTAGGAGATTCACCGATCATTGGTGCCGGTTTGTTTGTTGATAACGAAGTAGGCGCCGCTACCTGCACCGGTATTGGTGAAGAAATTGTAAAGATATGTGGTGCCCATACCATTGTTGAAATGATGCGGCATGGTGCAAGTCCTGAAGAAGCCTGCAAAGAAGCTGTACGACGCATTGTAAAAAACAATGGTGATAAAGCAAAAAATGTGCAAGGTGGATTTATTGCCATCAATAAAAAAGGGGAATACGGTGGCTACTCCGTTATGAAAAATTTCTCTATGGCCTTGCACACAACCGATACAGAGAAAGCAATTGATGTGAAGAGTTGGTTTTAA
- a CDS encoding tRNA-(ms[2]io[6]A)-hydroxylase yields MEQDSIDVKNILGLQLPSDPRWVDLASISLEDILTDHAYCEQKAATTCITLIQRYSQHELLITELAPIVTEEWGHFRAVLAELHKRGLKLGRQRKDVYVNELIGFQVKGGHPDDRFLDDMLTMALIEARSCERFKRLSEGLDDAYMRKFYRKFMESEAGHYTLFITMAEHYLPKKKVRDRWKQWLVFEKDLMNRMEIRGDRIH; encoded by the coding sequence ATGGAACAGGATTCAATTGACGTAAAGAATATACTTGGCTTACAACTTCCCTCCGACCCACGTTGGGTTGACCTTGCCTCTATTTCGCTGGAAGATATTTTAACCGACCATGCGTATTGCGAACAGAAAGCAGCCACTACCTGCATTACATTGATTCAACGTTACAGCCAACATGAATTATTGATCACTGAACTGGCACCGATCGTTACGGAAGAATGGGGCCATTTCCGTGCAGTGCTGGCAGAGTTGCACAAACGTGGATTGAAACTAGGCCGCCAACGAAAAGATGTTTATGTAAATGAATTGATCGGCTTTCAGGTAAAAGGCGGACATCCCGATGACCGTTTTCTGGATGACATGTTAACGATGGCGTTGATTGAAGCCCGAAGCTGCGAACGCTTTAAACGTTTAAGTGAAGGATTGGATGATGCGTACATGCGGAAATTCTACCGCAAGTTTATGGAAAGTGAAGCCGGGCATTACACATTGTTCATTACCATGGCCGAACATTATCTCCCCAAAAAGAAAGTACGTGACCGATGGAAACAATGGTTGGTATTTGAAAAAGATTTGATGAACCGCATGGAAATACGTGGCGACAGGATTCATTAG
- a CDS encoding penicillin acylase family protein — translation MRLIPFLLSAAVTIGLVYALNTRIGPAPALGEFLSPQHGFWQNAEKAEHDFNEELSFPQLNGNASVYFDERLVPHVVADNDADAYFIQGYLHAKFRLWQMEFSTHAAAGRISEIIGERAINFDKEQRRIGMVFAAENMLKEMEANEFTKLSVDNYTKGINAYIETLNKSALPIEYKILGYQPEKWTNLKTALFIKQMTKTLAFSVDDLPLTALKKVFSDDEIEVLYPQLQDSLDPIVPKGTVFDKPGAIAVAPASVDSLYLQQKDSALKVAMIDQPSKDNGSNNWAVSGAKTKSGAPILSNDPHLELSLPAIWYEMQITTNNMNAYGVSFPGIPGVVIGFNDSIAFGFTNAGRDVRDFYEIKFKDETKKQYWFDNDWRDAPQRVEEIKVKGKATVLDTVSYTVFGPVTYDEDFSTPLTNNKAIATRWIAHDPSNELLMWHYLDRAKNYEDYYQAIQYFTVPAQNMIFASKRGDIAIWQQGHFPLRWNRQGLYVMPGQDSSYMWQGLIPLNENPHSVNPERGFVSSANQRPVDGNYPYFIPGGYDVYRGSEINKRLAAMNNITPDDMKRLQAVNYNPLAEVVTKLMLKYTNEAELGGDDKRFFSMIKTWDMQNSIDSKAATVFQVWYDSLERRVWYDELTQEDSVVYEWPYEFTLADALTKDSAFVFLDDIRTSNKETIFDMFAASLKAATPALLQKEKENTLTWAAHKNTTVYHMLKDAVMPFARKGLQIGGGKHVINATQHSHGPSWRMIVHLTSETEAYVVYPGGQSGNPGSKYYDSFIDTWASGSYYKAWMMKKGEEKSNNVKWTMTFKKA, via the coding sequence ATGCGATTGATCCCATTCCTTCTTTCCGCTGCTGTAACCATTGGTCTCGTTTACGCACTGAACACCAGAATTGGCCCGGCACCTGCATTGGGTGAATTTTTAAGTCCGCAACACGGCTTTTGGCAAAATGCAGAAAAAGCAGAGCATGACTTTAATGAGGAACTAAGCTTCCCGCAACTCAACGGTAATGCAAGTGTATATTTTGATGAACGATTGGTGCCGCATGTAGTAGCAGACAACGATGCCGATGCGTATTTTATTCAAGGTTATCTGCATGCAAAATTTCGTTTATGGCAAATGGAATTTTCAACACATGCTGCTGCCGGACGTATCAGTGAGATCATCGGCGAACGTGCGATCAACTTCGATAAAGAGCAACGTCGCATCGGGATGGTATTTGCAGCGGAGAATATGTTGAAAGAAATGGAAGCAAATGAGTTTACCAAACTCTCGGTAGATAATTACACCAAAGGCATCAATGCGTATATCGAAACGCTTAACAAGAGTGCATTGCCCATTGAATATAAAATACTCGGCTATCAACCGGAGAAATGGACAAATCTGAAAACCGCCCTTTTCATCAAACAAATGACGAAGACATTGGCTTTTTCAGTTGATGATCTTCCGTTAACTGCATTGAAAAAAGTTTTTTCAGATGATGAGATCGAAGTTCTCTACCCACAATTGCAGGATTCATTAGATCCCATTGTTCCAAAAGGAACCGTGTTCGATAAGCCAGGTGCGATCGCTGTTGCACCTGCAAGTGTTGATTCGTTGTATCTGCAACAAAAAGATTCTGCACTGAAAGTGGCTATGATTGATCAGCCATCAAAAGATAACGGCAGCAACAACTGGGCAGTGAGTGGTGCAAAAACAAAAAGCGGTGCGCCTATACTCAGCAACGATCCACACTTGGAATTGAGTTTGCCTGCCATCTGGTACGAAATGCAAATTACTACTAACAACATGAATGCTTATGGTGTTTCGTTTCCCGGCATACCCGGCGTTGTAATTGGTTTTAACGACAGTATTGCATTTGGTTTTACGAATGCAGGAAGAGATGTGCGTGATTTTTACGAGATCAAGTTTAAAGATGAAACTAAAAAACAATATTGGTTCGATAACGATTGGAGAGATGCACCACAACGTGTAGAAGAGATCAAAGTAAAAGGGAAGGCAACAGTGTTGGATACAGTTTCTTATACCGTGTTTGGTCCTGTTACGTACGATGAAGATTTTTCTACACCACTCACCAATAACAAAGCCATTGCTACACGATGGATCGCACACGATCCCAGCAATGAATTATTGATGTGGCATTATCTCGATCGTGCCAAAAATTACGAAGATTATTATCAGGCTATTCAATACTTCACCGTGCCTGCACAGAACATGATCTTTGCAAGTAAGCGGGGTGATATTGCCATTTGGCAGCAGGGACATTTTCCCTTGCGTTGGAACCGGCAGGGTTTGTACGTAATGCCGGGGCAGGACAGCAGTTATATGTGGCAGGGTCTTATTCCGCTCAATGAAAACCCGCATTCGGTAAATCCGGAACGTGGTTTTGTGAGCAGTGCCAATCAACGTCCGGTTGATGGAAACTATCCGTACTTTATTCCCGGTGGTTATGATGTGTATCGTGGTTCGGAGATCAACAAGCGGTTGGCAGCAATGAATAATATTACACCCGATGATATGAAACGGTTACAGGCTGTGAATTATAATCCGTTGGCAGAAGTAGTTACCAAGCTGATGTTGAAATATACCAACGAGGCTGAATTGGGTGGCGATGATAAACGTTTCTTCAGCATGATCAAAACATGGGACATGCAGAATAGTATTGACTCAAAAGCAGCAACGGTGTTCCAGGTCTGGTACGACAGTTTAGAGCGAAGAGTGTGGTACGATGAATTAACACAAGAGGATTCAGTTGTGTATGAATGGCCTTATGAATTTACATTGGCCGATGCGTTAACGAAAGATTCTGCTTTTGTTTTTCTGGATGATATACGAACATCCAATAAAGAAACGATTTTCGACATGTTTGCGGCTTCGTTAAAAGCGGCAACACCAGCATTGCTGCAAAAGGAAAAAGAGAATACGCTTACATGGGCAGCGCATAAAAATACAACGGTGTACCACATGTTGAAAGATGCGGTGATGCCGTTTGCAAGAAAAGGATTACAGATCGGCGGTGGTAAACACGTGATCAATGCCACACAACATAGTCACGGGCCGAGCTGGCGCATGATCGTTCATCTTACTAGCGAAACGGAAGCTTATGTGGTGTATCCCGGCGGACAAAGTGGAAACCCCGGCAGTAAGTACTATGATAGCTTTATTGACACATGGGCCAGCGGCAGTTATTACAAAGCATGGATGATGAAGAAAGGTGAGGAGAAAAGTAACAATGTAAAATGGACAATGACATTTAAGAAAGCATAA
- a CDS encoding DUF5686 and carboxypeptidase regulatory-like domain-containing protein gives MRSLLFILFTCCITVSSIAGKITGMVTNQNGEPLPYSSITIKGSKEATSANNEGVYFLQLPAGTYTIICRHVGFERQEKTISITNEDVQVNFVLKEQSVSLSEVVVKAGAEDPAYAIIRNAIKKRKEHLNEIKSYECEVYSKGTMSLRDFPKSFMGQKVDFEDGDTSKQKMLYLSETISKLSVDEPNKVKVDVLSTRVSGQSDGFGFAGARFFSFYDNNVQISNSLNPRGFISPIAENALYFYKYKYEGAFSEDGQLINKIKVIAKRGYEPCFTGYINIVEDEWRIHSLELMLTKQSQMNFADTLRIEQLYQKIAVKHWVVQSQILYPAVKLLGFDAYGSFANVYRNFNTEPVFEKKYFDNTILKYEKGSNKKSIEYWDSIRPLALTNAEQIDYVKKDSLEQLRKDPAYLDSIDAANNKFKISHIYTGKTYNKQTKKISYSVPGLLTFVSFNTVEGVALDLPVTIRKEFTDRKNLTLIPHLRYAVNTKQFYAWGTARYNFGTRFFSSVSISGGKRPFQLNNDEPILPLSNTISSLLYKNNFLKLYLADYVRVNFSKGIGSGLTVTANLQYQDRHPLENTTDYSWNKKSTRPYRPNYPIELQTQSFTAHQAAILSVGVTFQPGAKYVEYPDRTINVGSKWPTFSTQYTKGIADFLGSDVDYDKWQVAIRDNLNLKLAGRFNYRVQTGGFTNSRALYIQDMKHFPGNRLLLSTDFLTTFQLPQYYRFSNADDFYTAVFTEHHFNGFLTNKIPGIKKLNWHLVAGASVLWLPGQTYAEWHAGFENIFRFFSVDVVTGYTQGSKPRTEVRFGTTFNIGGGGGND, from the coding sequence ATGCGCTCCTTACTTTTTATTCTGTTTACTTGCTGCATTACAGTTTCATCAATAGCCGGAAAGATCACCGGCATGGTTACCAATCAAAATGGCGAACCACTTCCTTACTCATCCATCACGATCAAAGGTTCAAAAGAAGCAACATCCGCCAATAACGAAGGCGTTTATTTTTTGCAGTTACCGGCGGGCACTTACACCATTATTTGCAGACACGTTGGGTTCGAACGCCAGGAAAAAACGATCTCCATCACCAATGAAGATGTTCAGGTGAATTTTGTGTTGAAAGAACAATCCGTCAGTTTAAGTGAAGTAGTGGTAAAAGCGGGTGCTGAAGATCCTGCCTATGCCATTATTCGCAATGCGATCAAAAAGCGCAAGGAACATCTCAACGAAATTAAAAGCTACGAATGTGAAGTGTACAGCAAGGGCACTATGAGCCTGCGTGATTTCCCAAAAAGCTTCATGGGACAAAAAGTAGATTTTGAAGATGGCGATACCAGTAAACAAAAAATGCTGTATCTCTCTGAAACCATTTCAAAATTATCTGTTGATGAGCCCAACAAAGTAAAAGTGGATGTGCTGAGTACAAGAGTGAGCGGACAAAGTGATGGTTTTGGTTTTGCAGGAGCACGTTTCTTTTCGTTTTATGATAACAATGTGCAGATCAGTAATTCACTCAATCCAAGAGGATTTATTTCGCCCATTGCCGAAAATGCATTGTACTTCTACAAGTATAAATATGAAGGTGCGTTCAGCGAAGATGGGCAACTCATCAACAAAATAAAAGTAATTGCCAAGCGGGGATACGAACCATGCTTTACCGGTTATATCAATATTGTGGAAGATGAGTGGCGTATCCACAGTTTGGAATTGATGCTTACCAAACAGAGCCAGATGAATTTTGCCGACACACTGCGTATTGAGCAACTCTATCAAAAAATTGCGGTAAAGCATTGGGTAGTGCAAAGTCAGATCTTGTATCCAGCCGTTAAGCTGCTGGGCTTCGATGCGTATGGAAGTTTTGCCAATGTGTATCGCAACTTTAATACAGAGCCGGTGTTTGAAAAAAAATATTTTGATAATACCATTCTCAAATATGAAAAGGGAAGCAATAAGAAGTCAATTGAATATTGGGACAGTATCCGTCCGCTTGCATTGACAAATGCTGAACAGATCGATTATGTAAAGAAAGACAGCCTGGAGCAGTTACGAAAAGATCCTGCCTATCTTGATTCGATCGATGCGGCGAATAATAAGTTTAAGATAAGTCATATTTATACCGGTAAAACGTATAACAAACAGACCAAAAAAATCAGTTATAGTGTGCCGGGCCTGTTGACTTTCGTCAGCTTCAATACAGTTGAGGGAGTGGCACTGGATCTGCCAGTCACTATTCGTAAAGAATTTACTGATCGTAAAAATCTTACATTGATTCCTCATCTTCGTTATGCTGTTAATACCAAACAGTTTTATGCCTGGGGAACGGCACGTTATAATTTTGGCACACGGTTCTTTTCATCTGTAAGTATCAGCGGTGGCAAGCGTCCGTTTCAACTCAATAACGATGAGCCGATTCTCCCGTTGTCCAATACCATTTCATCGCTCCTGTATAAAAATAATTTCCTGAAACTTTACCTGGCTGATTATGTACGTGTCAATTTTTCGAAGGGCATCGGAAGCGGACTAACGGTAACGGCTAATCTCCAGTACCAGGATCGTCATCCGCTTGAGAATACAACCGATTATTCATGGAATAAAAAGAGTACACGTCCATACCGTCCGAATTACCCCATTGAATTACAAACACAAAGTTTTACAGCACATCAGGCAGCTATTCTTTCAGTAGGGGTAACGTTTCAACCCGGTGCAAAATATGTTGAGTACCCAGATCGTACTATAAACGTTGGCAGCAAATGGCCCACATTCAGTACGCAATACACCAAGGGGATCGCAGATTTTTTGGGTAGTGATGTAGACTATGATAAATGGCAGGTTGCAATCAGAGATAATCTCAATTTGAAATTAGCAGGCCGTTTTAATTACAGAGTTCAAACCGGTGGCTTTACCAACAGCCGTGCATTGTATATACAGGACATGAAACATTTTCCCGGTAACCGTTTGTTACTGTCCACCGATTTTTTAACGACGTTTCAATTGCCGCAATATTACCGTTTCAGCAATGCTGACGATTTCTATACAGCCGTGTTTACAGAACATCATTTTAATGGATTTTTGACAAACAAAATTCCCGGTATTAAAAAACTCAACTGGCATTTGGTTGCTGGCGCATCGGTATTGTGGTTGCCAGGTCAAACTTATGCAGAATGGCACGCAGGCTTCGAAAACATCTTTCGTTTTTTTAGTGTAGACGTTGTAACAGGTTACACACAAGGAAGTAAACCACGCACCGAAGTTCGTTTTGGTACTACGTTTAATATTGGTGGTGGTGGGGGGAATGATTAG